Proteins from a genomic interval of Chryseobacterium indologenes:
- a CDS encoding stage II sporulation protein M, with protein MREVYFIKQNKEKWLGIEQVIDGKIKKNPDDLSSLYINLINDLSFAQTYYPKSNTTVYLNHLSSQIFQKIYKTKRVEENRLIYFFKTEVPLLVYQYRRYLMYAFLFFILFTSIGVLSGIYDKDFAKVILGEDYVNQTIENIKSNNAVGIYQSGTTWGSTIGIIFNNIQVGAKLYIYGIAGGVGTLFALLSNSVMLGSFQYFFYDYGALKDSARGIWLHGVFEIFAMVVEAMCGLILGASILFPRTFSRFNSFKKGFQDSFKIFLSTVPFTVCAGIIEGYITRHALKMPLVLNFAIIITSLVIIGFYYFIYPAIVNKKTNKHVNDTIL; from the coding sequence ATGAGAGAGGTTTATTTCATTAAACAAAATAAAGAAAAATGGTTGGGAATAGAACAGGTTATTGATGGGAAAATTAAAAAAAATCCTGATGACCTGTCTTCGTTGTACATCAACCTGATCAATGATCTTTCTTTTGCACAGACTTATTATCCTAAAAGTAATACAACCGTTTATCTCAATCACTTATCTTCTCAGATTTTTCAGAAGATCTATAAGACAAAAAGAGTGGAAGAGAACAGGCTTATTTACTTTTTTAAAACTGAGGTTCCCTTACTGGTTTATCAGTATCGACGGTATCTGATGTATGCTTTCCTCTTTTTTATTTTATTTACTTCCATAGGGGTATTATCAGGTATTTATGATAAAGATTTTGCCAAAGTTATTCTGGGTGAAGATTATGTGAATCAAACGATAGAAAACATTAAAAGTAATAATGCAGTAGGAATTTACCAGAGCGGAACTACCTGGGGAAGTACGATCGGAATTATTTTCAATAATATCCAGGTGGGAGCCAAATTGTATATCTACGGAATTGCCGGTGGAGTAGGAACTTTATTTGCTCTTCTGTCCAATAGTGTCATGTTGGGATCTTTCCAATATTTTTTCTATGATTACGGAGCTTTGAAAGACAGTGCAAGGGGAATATGGCTTCATGGGGTTTTTGAAATTTTTGCGATGGTGGTGGAAGCCATGTGCGGATTGATTCTGGGAGCATCAATTCTTTTCCCGAGAACATTTTCAAGATTTAATTCTTTTAAAAAAGGTTTTCAGGATTCATTTAAAATATTTTTGAGTACGGTCCCCTTTACGGTCTGTGCAGGAATTATTGAGGGGTATATCACCAGGCATGCTTTGAAAATGCCTTTGGTACTGAATTTTGCGATTATCATCACTTCACTTGTGATCATAGGGTTTTATTATTTTATATATCCTGCTATTGTTAATAAAAAAACTAATAAACACGTCAATGATACAATTTTATAA
- a CDS encoding DUF4013 domain-containing protein yields MIQFYKKRDFGTFISDSFNFFKLYGKNYFKNYILINGLLLILAAVVVIFGFREIFGQLLGPNMSGETYYFEKYFSENTGMLVVVSVLMFILLMLIAIINYLYPVFYLKRIAHGAEKVKTDEILDDFKKNSGRIGKLCLGMIFIVAPLVLFVVGFSYLLVLIIIGFFLILLLYPTIFNCTTFLMYDYFNSSRGFLESLSYSIRSQFSYTNGSEKSPFWKYWASSFVMFIIIYIATTIFTLVPMIFFYGSILTSTPDASFEENPFTGAMGIAMFIFYGISMILSFFLSNLMYVNAGIMYYDSRTDLHQKAELAEIDTIGINE; encoded by the coding sequence ATGATACAATTTTATAAAAAAAGAGATTTTGGAACTTTCATCAGTGATAGTTTCAACTTCTTCAAATTATACGGAAAGAATTACTTTAAAAATTATATTCTTATTAACGGGCTGCTTCTGATTTTAGCCGCTGTGGTAGTTATTTTCGGATTCAGGGAGATTTTCGGACAGCTCTTAGGGCCTAATATGAGTGGGGAAACCTATTACTTCGAAAAGTACTTTTCTGAGAACACAGGCATGCTTGTGGTAGTGTCGGTATTGATGTTTATATTGTTAATGCTTATTGCAATCATTAACTATTTATACCCCGTTTTTTATCTGAAACGAATTGCTCACGGAGCCGAAAAAGTAAAGACAGATGAAATTCTGGATGACTTCAAAAAAAACTCGGGAAGAATAGGCAAACTGTGCCTCGGAATGATTTTTATTGTGGCACCATTGGTTTTGTTCGTGGTTGGATTTTCCTACCTCCTTGTACTGATCATTATCGGATTTTTTCTGATATTGCTTTTATATCCTACGATATTTAACTGTACAACATTTTTGATGTACGACTATTTTAATTCCTCAAGAGGCTTTTTAGAAAGCTTAAGCTATTCTATCCGCTCTCAGTTTTCTTACACCAATGGAAGTGAAAAGTCTCCGTTCTGGAAATATTGGGCATCTTCATTTGTCATGTTTATCATTATCTACATTGCAACGACCATTTTTACATTGGTTCCGATGATATTTTTCTACGGCTCAATACTGACTTCCACACCGGACGCCAGTTTTGAGGAAAATCCGTTTACCGGAGCTATGGGAATCGCTATGTTCATTTTCTACGGAATATCAATGATTCTCTCATTTTTCCTATCAAACCTGATGTATGTGAATGCCGGTATCATGTACTATGACAGCAGAACAGATCTTCACCAGAAAGCAGAACTTGCCGAAATAGACACGATTGGTATCAATGAATAA